The following proteins are encoded in a genomic region of Mycobacterium sp. 155:
- a CDS encoding S8 family peptidase, translated as MTAAEDPWPDRVHCALGRLATLEVRADLQRIREAVAARFASRFAAEDRPCVAGSPKWHGEVDRAVEQLIGAGVAAQPAGAATPVRLTPAGRRGVDAACASALAADERALAPAAQATAGPGRDPLLAGVITPPLRAKFLVPPHGDPVAARDALWPIMIELNLRYAGGMDAAMQRVRDLWQLVGGMEVPAPVAGQYLVGELTTGQIEGLVSADAVPQRWPERAVYRVWPDFETRPLIDASSTTIKAVPAQRAFDSFGDGIVWAVIDSGIAGDHPHFTGHQTLSDPAVADLHRDFTAGEQIQSALTDDDGHGTHVAGIIAGGLVGFKPEDVYVAEKRFNVGAPGGDDPILQQRTVADVGKLAGMAPRAKLVSLKVLGPGDQTSRVSRVMRALDYVRAVNARSERMPRIHGVNLSLGYEFAAEWFACGQSPLCLEVDKTVRSGVVVVVASGNTGYVSLNPLFASDVTKFSADMTINDPGNAERAITVGATHRDSPHTYGVSYFSSKGPTGDGRRKPDLVAPGERITSAAAGRNRISVQQQTEAPIAAGVALYVEATGTSMAAPHVSGAIAAFLSVQRELIGKPEDIKRIFVESATSLGRDPAFEGSGLVDLLRALQSV; from the coding sequence GTGACCGCAGCCGAAGATCCATGGCCCGACCGGGTGCATTGCGCGCTCGGACGCCTGGCCACGCTCGAGGTTCGGGCGGATCTGCAACGTATCCGGGAGGCGGTGGCCGCACGCTTCGCCTCCCGGTTCGCCGCCGAGGACCGGCCCTGTGTCGCCGGCAGCCCGAAGTGGCACGGTGAGGTCGATCGGGCCGTCGAACAACTCATCGGAGCCGGTGTCGCTGCCCAGCCTGCCGGGGCCGCTACGCCCGTGCGGTTGACGCCGGCGGGCCGGCGCGGCGTCGATGCGGCCTGTGCGTCAGCCTTGGCCGCCGACGAACGTGCGCTCGCACCCGCGGCCCAGGCTACCGCCGGGCCAGGCCGGGATCCGCTCCTGGCCGGGGTGATCACACCACCGCTGCGGGCGAAGTTTCTCGTTCCTCCTCACGGTGATCCCGTCGCGGCTCGAGATGCGCTGTGGCCGATCATGATCGAATTGAACCTGCGTTACGCGGGTGGCATGGACGCGGCGATGCAGCGGGTGCGCGACCTGTGGCAACTGGTCGGCGGCATGGAGGTGCCGGCGCCCGTCGCCGGGCAGTACCTGGTGGGCGAGTTGACCACCGGCCAGATCGAGGGGTTGGTATCCGCCGATGCGGTACCACAGCGCTGGCCGGAGCGGGCGGTCTACCGGGTCTGGCCCGACTTCGAGACCCGCCCGCTCATCGACGCGTCTTCCACCACCATCAAGGCCGTCCCGGCGCAGCGGGCGTTCGACAGCTTCGGTGACGGGATCGTATGGGCGGTGATCGATTCCGGGATCGCCGGCGATCATCCGCACTTCACCGGGCATCAGACCCTGAGCGACCCGGCGGTGGCCGATCTGCATCGCGACTTCACCGCCGGTGAGCAGATCCAGTCCGCCCTCACCGACGACGACGGGCACGGCACCCACGTCGCGGGCATCATCGCCGGGGGATTGGTGGGGTTCAAACCCGAGGACGTCTACGTCGCCGAGAAACGCTTCAATGTCGGCGCCCCGGGCGGGGATGACCCGATCCTGCAGCAGCGGACGGTCGCTGATGTCGGCAAGCTCGCCGGGATGGCACCGCGGGCCAAGCTGGTCAGCCTCAAGGTGCTGGGCCCAGGTGACCAGACGTCGCGCGTGAGCCGCGTGATGCGGGCCCTGGACTACGTCCGTGCGGTCAACGCGCGCAGCGAGAGAATGCCCCGTATCCACGGTGTGAACCTCAGCCTGGGCTACGAATTCGCCGCGGAGTGGTTCGCGTGCGGGCAGAGCCCGCTGTGCCTGGAGGTCGACAAGACCGTGCGCTCGGGAGTGGTCGTCGTCGTCGCGTCGGGCAACACGGGTTACGTGTCGTTGAACCCGCTGTTCGCCAGTGACGTCACGAAGTTCAGCGCGGACATGACGATCAACGATCCGGGTAACGCCGAACGGGCCATCACGGTCGGTGCGACCCACCGGGATTCACCGCACACCTACGGGGTTTCGTACTTCTCGTCGAAAGGGCCGACCGGTGACGGGCGGCGCAAGCCGGACCTGGTGGCGCCGGGTGAGCGCATCACCTCGGCCGCGGCAGGCAGGAACCGCATCAGCGTCCAGCAGCAGACCGAGGCGCCGATCGCAGCCGGGGTGGCGCTGTACGTCGAAGCCACCGGGACCAGCATGGCGGCCCCGCACGTGTCCGGCGCCATCGCGGCATTCCTGTCCGTCCAGCGCGAGCTCATCGGCAAGCCCGAGGACATCAAACGCATCTTCGTCGAATCGGCGACCTCACTGGGTCGCGATCCAGCCTTCGAGGGCAGCGGTCTGGTCGACCTGCTGCGCGCACTGCAATCGGTATGA
- a CDS encoding NAD(P)/FAD-dependent oxidoreductase, which yields MAAKEPDVLILGGGLAGVACARHLGQKGLSVTLVDRNDYNQFQPLLYQVATSQLPAEDIARPLRAITADLPNVDVVVADVESANLSDRTLTLRDGRTVSGDHLVIAAGARPNFFGVPGAAEHSFPLYSVADAERLRLHTQALFNSPDEDGALDIVVVGGGPTGVETAGALAELGHALRVTGQLPNSGSVHIVDHGPALLAPFSDKAHEYAHKKLTAENVVIHSGTGVTRVREDGVDLSDGTAIVARTVIWAGGESAASIASDAGSATGRGGRIDVRPDLTVEGFTGVYAVGDVANVPDGDGATAGALPQLGSVAQQSGTWAARNIVLDRQGKQRKPFRYVDKGIMAMIGRNAAIAEVGKHRHQVEGPAAFAAWLGVHAMLLSGVHSKIDTFLTWAWDYFERDHSAMLEVYSAPRRIVWAHDESERPHISLDRPQQTD from the coding sequence ATGGCCGCGAAAGAGCCGGATGTACTGATTCTCGGCGGCGGACTTGCGGGGGTCGCCTGCGCGCGCCACCTCGGCCAGAAGGGCCTGTCGGTCACGCTTGTCGACCGCAACGACTACAACCAGTTTCAGCCGCTGCTGTACCAGGTAGCGACCTCGCAGCTGCCCGCAGAGGACATCGCGCGGCCGCTGCGCGCGATCACAGCTGACCTGCCCAACGTCGATGTCGTCGTGGCGGATGTCGAGTCCGCCAACCTGTCCGATCGAACCCTGACGCTGCGCGACGGGCGAACGGTGTCCGGCGATCACCTGGTGATCGCTGCTGGAGCCCGCCCGAATTTCTTCGGCGTCCCCGGGGCCGCCGAGCACTCGTTCCCGCTCTACTCGGTAGCTGATGCCGAGCGGCTGCGGCTGCACACCCAAGCCCTGTTCAACAGTCCCGACGAGGACGGGGCGCTCGATATCGTGGTGGTGGGCGGCGGGCCGACCGGCGTCGAGACAGCCGGAGCGCTGGCCGAACTCGGGCACGCCCTGCGGGTCACCGGCCAGTTGCCCAACAGTGGGTCCGTCCACATCGTCGATCACGGCCCCGCCCTTCTTGCACCGTTCTCAGACAAGGCCCATGAGTACGCCCACAAGAAGCTGACCGCGGAGAACGTCGTTATCCACTCCGGCACAGGAGTGACCCGCGTGCGGGAGGACGGGGTGGACCTCAGCGACGGGACAGCTATCGTCGCGCGGACCGTGATCTGGGCCGGCGGGGAGTCTGCCGCATCGATCGCGAGCGACGCCGGATCCGCCACCGGGCGGGGCGGTCGCATCGACGTCCGGCCGGACCTGACCGTCGAAGGGTTTACCGGTGTGTACGCAGTCGGGGATGTCGCCAATGTGCCAGACGGTGACGGTGCGACCGCAGGGGCACTGCCCCAGCTCGGTTCGGTAGCGCAGCAGTCGGGGACGTGGGCAGCACGCAATATCGTGCTCGACCGACAGGGCAAACAACGAAAGCCTTTCCGGTACGTGGACAAGGGCATCATGGCGATGATCGGCCGCAACGCTGCCATCGCCGAGGTCGGCAAGCACCGCCACCAGGTCGAGGGTCCCGCCGCGTTCGCCGCGTGGCTAGGGGTACACGCAATGCTGCTGAGCGGCGTGCACTCCAAGATCGATACCTTCCTGACCTGGGCGTGGGATTACTTCGAGCGTGACCACTCGGCGATGCTGGAGGTCTACTCCGCGCCGCGGCGGATCGTCTGGGCACACGACGAAAGCGAGCGCCCCCACATATCGCTCGACCGGCCACAGCAAACCGATTGA